Within the Butyrivibrio sp. AE3004 genome, the region CATCGCATATCTGTCCATTTTCTCATCAGGTACAAAAAATCCGGTATCCTTCATATTCAGAGGTTTAAAAAGTCTCTCCTGTAAAAACTCACTAAACTTCATTCCTGACGCCTTCTCTATTACCGCACCGAGAATATCCGCACTTGTACCGTATCTGAAGCTGTCACCTGGCTGAAAATTAAGCGGAAGCTTTCCAAGTCTCTCAGCAAATTCCATGGTGGTCATCATATTATCTGAATCAAATCTCTCAATTGCTTCATTATATAAATCTGCCGTACCTATTTCCGCAGGGGTATCAATATATGGATAAACAAGCCCTGAAGTCATATCAAGAAGATCCTTGATCAGCATTGGCCTATCCCACCTTACCGGTTTTCTCTCTCCTTTCTCCACAACCTCCTGGTTCTTGAAGCTCTCAATATATTTTCCCACAGGTTCGTAAAGATCAATAACTCCATCCTGAATAAGAAGCATTGCTGCGGCAGATGTTACCGGCTTACTTTGAGAATAAAGTCTTACAATAGTGTCACGCTTAAAAGGTTTCTTCTGTTCAAGATTTGCATAGCCTGCTTCTGCGTATATTTCCTCCTTACCATCGCTTAGAACAAGGAGATTTACACCAACCAGTTCCTTCTCCTCGATCATTTTGTTCATACAGTTTTGCAGTAATTCTTTCTTGTCTCTCATCTTCTCCTCCATTTGTAAATACCAATAGATTTCTGAATTTATATTTTTATCTGACTAAATGTTGCTGATAGGGATTTACTCATCCGATTTTTCCGGCAGTCGCAGCTCCACGCTCGTTCCTTTTCCTTCCTGTGAACGTATGGTTACTCCGTAATTTTCTCCGTAATGAAGCTTTATGCGTTGATGAATATTATAAAGTCCTATGCTGGCAGTGCCTTTTCCGTCACCTTCATTCCTCTTCTCATCAAGAGATTTATTAAGACGCCTGACTTCATCCTCCGTCATTCCCTTTCCATCATCATTGATGGTTATGATCAGCTGTCTTTCTTCGGTTTTTTTCTTCAGATCACCATTATCAGACTGCTGTGTAGCATTTTCTACCTCATTATTGCTGTCATTTTTCTTATTTCTGCTCTCGTATTCCGCAACAATGCTGATATGCCCGTTTTTATCCATTTCCTTTAGGCCATGGCTTATGGCATTTTCCACAATCGGTTGTATAAGAAGCGGCAAAACCATATATTGTTCGGGATCAACATCGTCAGAGATGTAAAAATTCCATGCAACCTTTTCACCAAAACGGAGCCTTTGTATCTGTAAATAGCTCTCCACATGCTTTAGTTCATCACTGAGTCTTGCTGTTGCTCTTCCCGTACTCTCAAGTACATAATGCATTATCTTCGCAAGATATTTTACCGAAGTCGCAACATCCCTGTCGCCTCCCCTTATGGCCTGCATCCTTATTGCTTCAAGGGTGTTATATAAAAAGTGTGGATTTATCTGCCCGGACAACATCTTAAATTCCATATTCTGCTGCATATTAACAAGCTCCTGTTCGCGAATTTTCGCCTGATAATATTTTGCTTCGTTGTCCCTTATCTGCTCTGTTGTCAGTTTTAGATCATTGAAGGTATCTGAGAGTTCATCGTCACCGCTTATGCTCTCAATTATGTCATAATCACCGGTGCTTGCCCTGTGCATGGCTTCTCTCAGGGTGTATACTCTGTTCGTGAAATATCTTGAATATAAAAATATCGCAATTAC harbors:
- a CDS encoding serine hydrolase domain-containing protein, whose amino-acid sequence is MRDKKELLQNCMNKMIEEKELVGVNLLVLSDGKEEIYAEAGYANLEQKKPFKRDTIVRLYSQSKPVTSAAAMLLIQDGVIDLYEPVGKYIESFKNQEVVEKGERKPVRWDRPMLIKDLLDMTSGLVYPYIDTPAEIGTADLYNEAIERFDSDNMMTTMEFAERLGKLPLNFQPGDSFRYGTSADILGAVIEKASGMKFSEFLQERLFKPLNMKDTGFFVPDEKMDRYAMAYNCYGEEPLPYSGNNLAIRDDGKKNAFESGGAGLFSTIDDYANFARMLMNDGTFEGKEILTGKTVKFMTSPQLSEAQQKEMDKNWPYLAGFSYGNLMRIMKNPNRAGIIAGCGEYGWDGWLGPYFCNDPESRTTIIMLTQRVDYGTGIATRKFKNIIFS
- a CDS encoding sensor histidine kinase codes for the protein MMRRGRVGRQMYRILLLTLIIPVVIIGIMAAIILVRQMNGRYEEQVKADNTRVKSIMFDVTSSLYTNLEPVVSVQTYRDMFSAEEFTDYEKDQYDSIINTIMSLRRSTAAVSTINIYTNNPKIPTGNYIINVGTSGYDEAGDVAGIAAGSGDVDDPFLRYEWYRKIDPNAWDSYTCTHVPLNEHENAFELTLVRRFNTGNSTNRAYVVATVSTNYLRNRLITTDNYMLAHVKGEPAFFSSEYDDKEKEMPETFAEGTSNYNYLGDMMLDGKLALTYVSSFAPYKVDTRFFVLVGDYTAHNAVRDILTGYILVLILAVAGPVIAIFLYSRYFTNRVYTLREAMHRASTGDYDIIESISGDDELSDTFNDLKLTTEQIRDNEAKYYQAKIREQELVNMQQNMEFKMLSGQINPHFLYNTLEAIRMQAIRGGDRDVATSVKYLAKIMHYVLESTGRATARLSDELKHVESYLQIQRLRFGEKVAWNFYISDDVDPEQYMVLPLLIQPIVENAISHGLKEMDKNGHISIVAEYESRNKKNDSNNEVENATQQSDNGDLKKKTEERQLIITINDDGKGMTEDEVRRLNKSLDEKRNEGDGKGTASIGLYNIHQRIKLHYGENYGVTIRSQEGKGTSVELRLPEKSDE